From Streptomyces sp. Edi4, one genomic window encodes:
- a CDS encoding MFS transporter has product MSSTTTSSTPGTAASAAADRRRWFALAIVMTAAFMDLVDVTIVNIAIPSIQQDTGASFSSIQWITAGYALAFAAGLITGGRLGDIHGRKKLFLIGIGGFTLASALCGFAANPEMLVASRILQGAMAAMMVPQVLSIVHATFPAHERGKVFGLFGAIVGLGAVSGPLLGALLTEWNLFGLEWRPIFLINLPVGIVGLILGTKFIGESKAPKALRLDLLGVVLVTLGLLMLLYPLTRGRELGWPLWGYVSMAGSVVVFAALITYERRKAARDGSPLIELSLFKVKSFAAGIAVQATFGVGLGIFFLVWTLYMQMGLGWSALRAGLTGVPFSIAVSVAAGLSVQKLVPRFGRKVLQGGALTMAAGLLIYIWEAGHYGMDIAPWQMALPLVVMGLGMGLIVAPLTDAVLSEVPKEHSGSASGLINTVQQMGNALGLGLVSVVFFGSIGDDLAPPRLNQAFVAGFQHSLWYVAGVLAVIFLVMFALPARPRLHVEGAVDEASAPEPAKEAQPVG; this is encoded by the coding sequence ATGTCTTCCACCACGACCAGTAGCACCCCTGGGACCGCGGCGAGCGCCGCCGCCGACCGCCGCCGGTGGTTCGCCCTGGCCATCGTGATGACCGCGGCCTTCATGGACCTGGTCGACGTCACGATCGTCAACATCGCCATACCCTCCATCCAGCAGGACACCGGGGCGAGCTTCTCCTCGATCCAGTGGATAACCGCCGGCTACGCGCTCGCGTTCGCCGCGGGCCTGATCACCGGCGGCCGCCTCGGCGACATCCACGGCCGCAAGAAGCTGTTCCTCATCGGCATCGGCGGCTTCACGCTCGCCTCCGCGCTGTGCGGCTTCGCCGCCAACCCCGAGATGCTGGTCGCCTCCCGCATCCTCCAGGGCGCGATGGCCGCGATGATGGTCCCGCAGGTCCTCTCGATCGTCCACGCCACCTTCCCCGCGCACGAGCGCGGCAAGGTCTTCGGCCTGTTCGGCGCGATCGTCGGCCTCGGCGCGGTCTCGGGACCGCTGCTGGGCGCGCTGCTCACGGAGTGGAACCTGTTCGGTCTCGAATGGCGTCCGATCTTCCTGATCAACCTGCCCGTCGGCATCGTGGGCCTGATCCTCGGCACCAAGTTCATCGGCGAGTCCAAGGCGCCCAAGGCCCTCAGGCTCGACCTGCTCGGTGTCGTCCTGGTCACGCTCGGCCTGCTCATGCTGCTCTACCCGCTCACCCGCGGCCGCGAGCTCGGCTGGCCGCTGTGGGGTTACGTCTCGATGGCCGGCAGCGTCGTGGTCTTCGCCGCTCTGATCACCTACGAGCGCAGGAAGGCGGCCAGGGACGGCTCGCCGCTCATCGAGCTGTCGCTGTTCAAGGTGAAGAGCTTCGCCGCGGGCATCGCCGTGCAGGCCACCTTCGGTGTGGGCCTGGGCATCTTCTTCCTGGTGTGGACGCTCTACATGCAGATGGGCCTCGGCTGGAGCGCGCTGCGCGCCGGTCTGACCGGGGTGCCGTTCTCCATCGCGGTCTCCGTGGCGGCCGGTCTGTCCGTGCAGAAGCTCGTGCCCCGCTTCGGCCGCAAGGTCCTCCAGGGGGGCGCCCTGACGATGGCCGCCGGACTGCTGATCTACATCTGGGAGGCGGGCCACTACGGCATGGACATCGCCCCCTGGCAGATGGCGCTCCCGCTGGTCGTGATGGGGCTCGGCATGGGTCTCATCGTGGCCCCGCTCACCGACGCGGTGCTCTCGGAGGTCCCCAAGGAGCACTCCGGTTCCGCGTCCGGGCTCATCAACACCGTGCAGCAGATGGGCAACGCGCTCGGCCTCGGCCTGGTCTCGGTCGTCTTCTTCGGCTCGATCGGCGACGACCTCGCGCCGCCGCGCCTGAACCAGGCGTTCGTGGCAGGCTTCCAGCACTCGCTCTGGTACGTCGCAGGCGTCCTCGCGGTGATCTTCCTGGTGATGTTCGCGCTGCCGGCTCGCCCCCGGCTGCACGTCGAGGGCGCGGTGGACGAGGCCTCGGCGCCCGAGCCGGCCAAGGAGGCGCAGCCGGTCGGCTGA
- a CDS encoding YafY family protein, whose protein sequence is MTDTPARLLQLLSLLQTPREWPGGELADRLGVSRRTVRRDIDRLRELGYPVQAARGADGGYRLVAGKAMPPLVLDDEEAVAIAVGLRAGAGHAVDGVEEASVRALAKLEQVLPSRLRRRVANLQAATMPLSGAWRGDGATVDPRTLTTLASAVTGEERVRFGYVSGDRTATKRLAEPYRLVSTGRRWYLVAYDIERGDWRTFRVDRITEPLATGARFAPRELPEANAAEFVRASMKRLRPVLPVLDLDITFEAPADFVTARLPGVLGVPEPLEEGRCRLRASCTDSLEWVALRLALVDCEFTVHQPPVMTAYLRDLGERLIRAAPAAPEE, encoded by the coding sequence ATGACCGACACCCCGGCACGGCTGCTGCAACTGCTCTCCCTGCTCCAGACCCCGCGCGAATGGCCCGGCGGCGAGCTCGCGGACCGGCTCGGGGTGTCCCGGCGCACGGTGCGGCGCGACATCGACCGGCTGCGCGAGCTCGGCTATCCCGTGCAGGCGGCGCGCGGCGCCGACGGCGGGTACCGGCTCGTCGCGGGCAAGGCGATGCCGCCGCTTGTCCTCGACGACGAGGAGGCCGTGGCGATCGCGGTGGGCCTGCGTGCGGGCGCGGGCCACGCGGTGGACGGGGTGGAGGAGGCCTCGGTGCGGGCGCTGGCCAAGCTGGAGCAGGTGCTCCCCTCACGTCTGCGCCGCCGCGTCGCGAACCTCCAGGCCGCCACGATGCCGCTGTCCGGGGCCTGGCGCGGGGACGGCGCCACCGTCGACCCGCGCACCCTGACCACGCTGGCCTCGGCCGTCACCGGTGAGGAGCGGGTGCGCTTCGGCTATGTCTCGGGCGACCGCACCGCCACCAAGCGCCTGGCCGAGCCCTATCGCCTGGTCTCCACGGGGCGCCGGTGGTACCTGGTGGCGTACGACATCGAACGCGGTGACTGGCGTACGTTCCGGGTCGACCGGATCACCGAGCCGCTGGCGACCGGGGCGCGCTTCGCCCCGCGTGAGCTGCCGGAGGCGAACGCGGCGGAGTTCGTGCGCGCCTCGATGAAGCGGCTCAGGCCCGTCCTGCCCGTCCTGGATCTCGACATCACCTTCGAGGCCCCGGCCGACTTCGTGACCGCCCGCCTGCCCGGCGTCCTCGGCGTGCCCGAGCCGCTGGAGGAGGGGCGCTGCCGCCTGCGCGCCTCGTGCACCGACTCCCTGGAGTGGGTGGCGCTGCGGCTCGCCCTGGTGGACTGCGAATTCACCGTCCACCAGCCACCGGTGATGACGGCGTATCTGCGCGATCTGGGCGAGCGTCTGATCCGGGCGGCCCCGGCTGCGCCGGAGGAGTGA
- a CDS encoding sigma-70 family RNA polymerase sigma factor, translated as MATRAVARRQSASGGSDSGSRVRAVSSGEIADRDLVGMYLDEIARTPLLDAAKEVELSQTIEAGVYARQILDGAATSDAYAPGSSKAAGATREELEALYAEGERAKDLFIRSNLRLVVAVARRYPRAGLPLLDLIQEGNAGLVRAVEKFDYAKGFKFSTYATWWIRQAITRSIADQSRTIRLPVHLVEELGRIRRIQREFNRENGRDPEHTEIAAELGSTPERVGDVLDWARDPVSLNMPVDDQGETQFGDLLEDTSAVSPEQSVLTLLRSEELDDLIGKLDQRTASIIKMRYGIDDGRERTLTEVGKEHGLTRERIRQIEKHALLELKKMARDTGFDAAA; from the coding sequence ATGGCAACCCGCGCCGTCGCCCGCCGACAGTCCGCCTCTGGCGGTTCGGATTCGGGAAGCAGGGTCCGCGCAGTCAGCAGCGGTGAGATCGCCGACCGCGACCTGGTCGGTATGTACCTCGACGAAATCGCGCGTACGCCGCTGCTCGACGCCGCCAAGGAGGTCGAGCTCTCGCAGACCATCGAGGCCGGTGTGTACGCACGCCAGATCCTCGACGGCGCGGCGACATCGGACGCCTACGCGCCGGGGTCGAGCAAGGCGGCCGGAGCCACCCGCGAGGAGCTGGAGGCGCTGTACGCCGAGGGGGAGCGCGCCAAGGACCTGTTCATCCGATCCAACCTGCGCCTGGTCGTAGCCGTGGCCCGGCGCTACCCGAGGGCGGGTCTGCCGCTGCTCGACCTCATCCAGGAGGGCAACGCCGGCCTGGTGCGCGCGGTCGAGAAGTTCGACTACGCCAAGGGATTCAAGTTCTCCACGTACGCGACGTGGTGGATCCGACAGGCCATCACCCGCTCCATCGCCGACCAGTCCCGCACCATCCGCCTCCCCGTCCACCTCGTGGAGGAGCTGGGCCGCATCCGCCGGATCCAGCGCGAGTTCAACCGGGAGAACGGCCGCGATCCCGAGCACACGGAGATCGCCGCCGAGCTGGGCTCCACGCCCGAGCGCGTCGGTGACGTGCTCGACTGGGCGCGGGACCCGGTCTCCTTGAACATGCCGGTCGACGACCAGGGCGAGACCCAGTTCGGCGATCTGCTGGAGGACACCTCGGCCGTCTCGCCCGAGCAGTCGGTGCTCACCCTGCTGCGCAGCGAAGAGCTCGACGACCTGATCGGCAAGCTCGACCAGCGAACCGCCTCGATCATCAAGATGCGTTACGGCATTGATGACGGTCGAGAGCGTACGCTGACAGAAGTAGGCAAGGAACACGGACTGACCCGTGAGCGCATCCGGCAGATCGAGAAGCACGCGCTGCTCGAGCTGAAGAAGATGGCGCGCGACACGGGCTTCGACGCGGCGGCCTAG
- a CDS encoding MarR family transcriptional regulator, producing MTSAPNWLTDEEQRTWRAYLHATRLFEDHLDRQLQRDAGMPHVYYGLLVQLSQAPRRRLRMTELAKNAKITRSRLSHAITRLEKNGWVRREDCPSDKRGQLATLTDAGYEVLERSAPGHVAAVRQALFDRLTPEQVDQLGEIMRVMAQGLQPTDTKADLPWLR from the coding sequence ATGACCTCGGCACCCAACTGGCTCACCGACGAGGAGCAGCGCACCTGGCGCGCCTACCTCCACGCCACCCGGCTCTTCGAAGACCACCTCGACCGACAGCTCCAGCGCGACGCCGGGATGCCGCACGTCTACTACGGGCTGCTTGTCCAGCTCTCGCAGGCGCCCCGGCGGCGGCTGCGGATGACCGAGCTCGCCAAGAACGCGAAGATCACCCGCTCCCGGCTCTCCCACGCGATCACGCGCCTGGAGAAGAACGGCTGGGTGCGGCGCGAGGACTGCCCCTCCGACAAGCGGGGCCAGCTCGCCACCCTGACCGACGCCGGGTACGAGGTCCTTGAGCGCTCGGCGCCCGGCCATGTCGCCGCTGTACGCCAGGCCCTGTTCGACCGGCTCACCCCCGAGCAGGTGGACCAGCTCGGCGAGATCATGCGGGTGATGGCGCAGGGGCTCCAGCCCACCGACACCAAAGCGGACCTGCCCTGGCTCCGCTGA
- a CDS encoding MFS transporter codes for MSQTVGLDKPDQLSLVPDPSRWKALAFIALAQLMVVLDATIVNIALPSAQHALHISDANKQWVITAYALAFGGLLLFGGRIADLWGRKRTFVVGLLGFAAASALGGAATGEAMLLGSRALQGAFGALLAPAALSLLAVMFTDAKERAKAFGIYGAIAGGGGAVGLILGGFLTEYLNWRWTFFVNIPFAIVAALGAYLVIREPAGTRNRSPLDVPGVLLSTTGLVALVYGFTRAESAGWSDAVTITMFVASAVLLAAFVTLEARVRHPLLPPRVITNRNRGGVYLSLGLAIIAMFGLFLFLTYYLQVVKGYSPVKTGFAFLPMIAGMITGSTQIGARLMTRVAPRLLMGPGFLTAAAGMLILTQLSVSTSYAAVILPAQILLGLGMGTAFMPAMSLATIGVEPRDAGVASAMVNTSQQVGGAIGTALLNTIAASATTAYVTGHMALGATNPELLRLQAMVHGFTAAIWWAVGILVTASVIAVTFINTGRPGGTSVAGTGAGEDVEDEVRIPVVAH; via the coding sequence ATGTCTCAAACAGTCGGTCTGGACAAGCCGGACCAGCTCTCCCTCGTCCCCGACCCCAGTCGCTGGAAGGCGCTCGCCTTCATAGCCCTGGCCCAGCTGATGGTCGTGCTCGACGCGACGATCGTGAACATCGCGCTGCCCTCCGCCCAGCACGCGCTGCACATCAGTGACGCCAACAAGCAGTGGGTCATCACCGCTTACGCCCTCGCGTTCGGCGGCCTGCTCCTGTTCGGCGGGCGCATCGCCGACCTGTGGGGCCGCAAGCGCACCTTCGTCGTCGGTCTGCTCGGCTTCGCCGCGGCCTCCGCGCTCGGCGGCGCCGCCACCGGCGAGGCCATGCTGCTGGGTTCGCGCGCGCTCCAGGGTGCCTTCGGCGCGCTGCTGGCGCCGGCCGCCCTCTCGCTGCTCGCCGTGATGTTCACCGACGCCAAGGAGCGCGCCAAGGCGTTCGGCATCTACGGCGCGATCGCCGGTGGCGGTGGCGCGGTGGGCCTGATCCTCGGCGGCTTCCTCACCGAGTACCTGAACTGGCGCTGGACCTTCTTCGTGAACATCCCGTTCGCGATCGTCGCCGCACTCGGCGCCTACCTCGTCATCCGTGAGCCGGCCGGCACCCGCAACCGCTCGCCGCTCGACGTCCCCGGTGTGCTCCTGTCCACCACCGGCCTTGTCGCGCTCGTCTACGGCTTCACCCGCGCCGAGTCGGCCGGCTGGTCGGACGCCGTGACGATCACGATGTTCGTCGCGTCCGCGGTGCTGCTCGCCGCCTTCGTCACTCTTGAGGCCCGGGTGCGCCACCCGCTGCTGCCCCCGCGTGTCATCACCAACCGCAACCGCGGCGGCGTCTACCTCTCGCTCGGCCTCGCCATCATCGCGATGTTCGGCCTCTTCCTCTTCCTGACCTACTACCTCCAGGTCGTGAAGGGCTACTCGCCGGTCAAGACGGGCTTCGCGTTCCTGCCCATGATCGCGGGCATGATCACCGGCTCCACGCAGATCGGCGCCCGCCTGATGACCCGGGTCGCACCGCGCCTGCTGATGGGTCCCGGCTTCCTGACCGCCGCGGCCGGCATGCTGATCCTGACCCAGCTGTCCGTCTCGACCTCGTACGCCGCGGTGATCCTGCCGGCGCAGATCCTGCTCGGCCTCGGCATGGGCACCGCGTTCATGCCCGCCATGTCGCTGGCCACCATCGGTGTCGAGCCGCGCGACGCGGGGGTCGCCTCCGCGATGGTCAACACTTCGCAGCAGGTCGGCGGCGCGATCGGCACGGCGCTGCTCAACACCATCGCCGCCTCCGCGACGACCGCGTACGTCACCGGGCACATGGCCCTCGGCGCCACCAACCCCGAGCTCCTGAGGCTCCAGGCCATGGTGCACGGCTTCACCGCCGCCATCTGGTGGGCGGTCGGCATCCTGGTGACCGCCTCCGTCATCGCCGTCACCTTCATCAACACCGGTCGCCCGGGCGGTACTTCGGTCGCCGGGACGGGCGCCGGTGAGGATGTCGAGGACGAGGTGCGCATCCCGGTGGTCGCCCACTGA
- a CDS encoding TetR family transcriptional regulator — translation MSTAAAPVSAQPRRAPRPRADALRNRERIIAAAREMFVEFGAEVPLDEVARRAGVGNATIYRHFADRTELITSVVLSVMDRVADRAEAAAAEEADPFDALRRFVHAAADERIGALCPMLSDTFDQDHAELNAASDRLERDVEGLMDRARAAGRLRTDVAVGDLMVALSQLTRPLPGTPCLNIDQFVHRHLQLFLDGLQAPARSELPGSAATLEDLRRG, via the coding sequence GTGTCGACTGCCGCCGCACCCGTCAGCGCTCAGCCGCGCCGCGCCCCGCGTCCGCGGGCCGACGCCCTGCGCAACCGGGAGCGGATCATCGCCGCCGCGCGGGAGATGTTCGTCGAGTTCGGCGCCGAGGTGCCGCTGGACGAGGTCGCCCGCAGGGCCGGCGTCGGCAACGCCACGATCTACCGCCACTTCGCCGACCGCACCGAGCTCATCACCAGCGTGGTCCTGTCCGTCATGGACCGCGTCGCCGACCGGGCCGAGGCGGCCGCCGCCGAGGAGGCCGACCCCTTCGACGCGCTGCGCCGCTTCGTGCACGCGGCGGCGGACGAGCGGATCGGCGCGCTCTGTCCGATGCTCTCCGACACCTTCGACCAGGACCACGCCGAGCTGAACGCGGCAAGCGACCGCCTCGAACGCGACGTGGAGGGGCTGATGGACCGCGCCCGCGCGGCCGGCCGCCTCCGCACCGACGTCGCCGTGGGCGATCTCATGGTCGCCCTCTCCCAGTTGACCCGGCCGCTGCCGGGCACGCCCTGCCTGAACATCGACCAGTTCGTCCACCGTCATCTGCAACTGTTCCTCGACGGGCTTCAGGCCCCGGCGCGGTCCGAGCTGCCGGGCAGTGCGGCGACCCTCGAAGACCTCCGGAGGGGTTGA
- a CDS encoding M6 family metalloprotease domain-containing protein: MQDVSQSRPDRAPGRRIRTRRRSTFFGAALTSVALAALTTGSTTLTVATRASAGPVAAPGESPLDPCRIPATLGVQMSEGMPTPPGYAHSTGIVRALTLMIDFPDAPGSGTALSRYQEFFPQTSNWFRNASYGRLDYRPEAPIPQWLRMPKAFSAYGIDRGSPYEPGYHRLVQDMVAAAGPRVNFSKYDLVNVLVTPNAGPSALDTVLSVTFSGNEDAPYADGVPLSNTSFVYSRQDDGSGSYGQTGYRVLPHENGHVFGLPDLYTAQGGGAVGHWDIMSEDWGANNDMLGWHKWKLGWLDNSQVSCATGTGDSQYALTPLATEGGPKLVFVPVTKESGYAVEVRTQAGNDEVVCKPGVLIYRVDAGVDTGRGPISVSDAEPTAGGCTRRPNVNAELSDAPYTTGESFTDRTNGIRIAVTGVDGMGNYHVKVTRS; encoded by the coding sequence ATGCAGGACGTCAGCCAGTCCCGCCCGGACCGGGCGCCGGGACGCCGGATACGCACCCGGCGCCGGAGCACGTTCTTCGGCGCCGCCCTCACGTCGGTCGCGCTCGCCGCGCTGACCACCGGATCCACCACGCTCACCGTCGCCACCCGCGCCTCCGCCGGGCCGGTGGCCGCACCCGGCGAGTCCCCGCTCGACCCCTGCCGCATCCCGGCCACGCTCGGCGTCCAGATGTCGGAGGGGATGCCGACGCCCCCCGGGTACGCGCACTCCACCGGGATCGTCCGGGCCCTCACTTTGATGATCGACTTCCCGGACGCGCCGGGCAGCGGGACCGCGCTCAGCCGGTACCAGGAGTTCTTCCCGCAGACCAGCAACTGGTTCCGCAACGCCTCCTACGGCCGCCTCGACTACCGGCCCGAGGCGCCCATCCCGCAGTGGCTGCGGATGCCGAAGGCCTTCTCGGCGTACGGGATCGACCGGGGCTCCCCCTATGAGCCGGGCTACCACCGGCTGGTCCAGGACATGGTCGCGGCGGCGGGCCCCCGGGTGAACTTCTCCAAGTACGACCTGGTGAACGTGCTGGTCACCCCGAACGCGGGCCCCTCCGCGCTGGACACGGTCCTGTCGGTGACGTTCTCCGGCAACGAGGACGCGCCGTACGCCGACGGGGTCCCGCTGTCCAACACCTCGTTCGTCTACAGCCGCCAGGACGACGGGTCGGGATCGTACGGGCAGACCGGCTACCGGGTGCTGCCGCACGAGAACGGCCATGTCTTCGGGCTGCCCGACCTCTACACCGCGCAGGGCGGCGGCGCCGTCGGACACTGGGACATCATGTCCGAGGACTGGGGGGCCAACAACGACATGCTGGGCTGGCACAAGTGGAAGCTGGGCTGGCTCGACAACAGCCAGGTGTCCTGCGCGACCGGGACCGGCGACAGCCAGTACGCGCTGACCCCGCTGGCCACCGAGGGCGGCCCCAAGCTGGTCTTCGTGCCGGTCACCAAGGAGAGCGGGTACGCGGTGGAGGTCCGCACCCAGGCCGGCAACGACGAGGTGGTCTGCAAGCCCGGGGTGCTGATCTACCGCGTGGACGCGGGCGTCGACACCGGCCGCGGCCCCATCAGCGTCTCGGACGCCGAACCCACGGCGGGGGGCTGCACCCGGCGCCCCAACGTCAACGCGGAACTCTCCGACGCGCCGTACACCACGGGCGAATCCTTCACGGACCGGACCAACGGAATCCGGATCGCGGTGACGGGCGTGGACGGCATGGGCAACTACCACGTGAAGGTGACCCGCTCCTGA
- a CDS encoding class I adenylate-forming enzyme family protein, with amino-acid sequence MTTGEQDGGARIEPGPAEALLTAPGAPFAVVRGESGALEYATGPRTLREFAETVWAFGESPFLIAESRTYSYAEFFAASCALARRLAGTYGLRPGDRAVIALRNHPEWQIAFWAAQLAGLVAVPLNAWWTAQECAYALDDCDPGVLLVDGERLDRVAGWAGARGVRGLVFHHAGVLPDGFERYADLAELTSPDPAAGPPDVHVSPDADATIIYTSGTTGRPKGAVATQLAQAGAVMNPRFQAAMSLLGRGLVPGQGPAPVTLMTFPFFHVAAFTSVYATMSAGGALVLMRKWDARRALALIREHRVTAYAGVPATALQLLDAADELGDGLDTLTALNTGGAPAPPGLVSGLSARYGSRVEPRNGYGLTETSGGVLANFGAEYRQWPGSAGRPTPATEVRIAGVDGAPLAEGETGELWLRGQSLVRGYWNDPEATRQAFSAGWFRTGDLAVVREGRVGIVDRIKDMVIRGGENVYCVEVEGVLHDHPAVLDAAVLGVPHPVLGEEVAAVVQVRPGASVSPDELRAHVAGVLAGFKVPARVMVGEDALPRNATGKVLKRELRERWESA; translated from the coding sequence GTGACGACAGGGGAGCAGGACGGTGGGGCGCGTATCGAACCCGGCCCGGCCGAGGCGCTGCTCACCGCGCCCGGCGCGCCGTTCGCCGTCGTCCGGGGCGAGAGCGGCGCTCTGGAGTACGCCACCGGGCCGCGCACGCTGCGGGAGTTCGCCGAGACGGTCTGGGCCTTCGGCGAGAGCCCCTTCCTGATCGCCGAGAGCCGCACCTATTCCTACGCCGAGTTCTTCGCCGCCTCCTGCGCCCTGGCCCGCCGCCTGGCCGGCACCTACGGGCTGCGCCCCGGTGACCGCGCGGTCATCGCCCTGCGCAACCACCCCGAGTGGCAGATCGCCTTCTGGGCCGCCCAGTTGGCGGGCCTGGTGGCCGTGCCGCTGAACGCGTGGTGGACGGCACAGGAGTGCGCGTACGCCCTCGACGACTGCGACCCGGGGGTGCTGCTCGTCGACGGCGAGCGCCTGGACCGGGTGGCCGGATGGGCCGGTGCGCGCGGGGTGCGCGGCCTGGTCTTCCACCACGCGGGCGTGCTGCCCGACGGCTTCGAGCGGTACGCCGACCTCGCCGAGCTGACCTCGCCCGACCCGGCCGCCGGGCCGCCGGACGTCCATGTCTCCCCGGACGCGGACGCCACCATCATCTACACCTCCGGCACCACCGGCCGCCCCAAGGGCGCCGTCGCCACCCAGCTCGCGCAGGCCGGCGCGGTCATGAACCCCCGCTTCCAGGCGGCCATGTCCCTGCTCGGGCGCGGTCTCGTCCCGGGGCAGGGGCCCGCCCCGGTCACGCTCATGACCTTCCCCTTCTTCCACGTGGCCGCGTTCACCTCGGTGTACGCGACGATGTCGGCGGGCGGTGCGCTGGTCCTGATGCGCAAGTGGGACGCGCGCCGGGCCCTCGCCCTGATCCGCGAACACCGGGTCACGGCCTACGCCGGTGTCCCGGCGACTGCCCTCCAACTCCTGGACGCTGCCGATGAGTTGGGCGACGGGCTCGACACGCTGACCGCGCTCAACACCGGCGGCGCGCCGGCCCCGCCCGGCCTGGTGAGCGGGCTGAGCGCGCGGTACGGCTCGCGGGTCGAGCCGCGCAACGGGTACGGGCTGACCGAGACGAGCGGCGGGGTGCTGGCCAACTTCGGCGCGGAGTACCGCCAATGGCCCGGAAGCGCCGGGCGGCCCACACCGGCGACGGAGGTGCGGATCGCCGGGGTGGACGGCGCGCCGCTCGCCGAGGGGGAGACCGGCGAACTCTGGCTGCGCGGGCAGTCGTTGGTGCGCGGGTACTGGAACGATCCGGAAGCCACCCGGCAGGCGTTCTCGGCGGGGTGGTTCAGGACGGGTGATCTCGCGGTGGTGCGCGAGGGGCGGGTCGGGATCGTCGACCGGATCAAGGACATGGTGATCCGGGGCGGCGAGAACGTGTACTGCGTGGAGGTCGAGGGGGTCCTGCACGACCATCCGGCGGTGCTGGACGCGGCGGTGCTCGGAGTGCCGCATCCGGTCCTGGGGGAGGAGGTGGCGGCGGTGGTGCAGGTGCGGCCGGGCGCGTCGGTGTCACCGGACGAGCTGCGGGCCCATGTGGCCGGGGTGCTGGCGGGGTTCAAGGTGCCGGCTCGGGTGATGGTGGGCGAGGACGCGCTGCCGCGCAACGCGACGGGGAAGGTGCTGAAGCGGGAGCTGCGGGAACGGTGGGAAAGCGCTTGA
- a CDS encoding LCP family protein encodes MMHGPRGGRIPRVGRTARIVLCSLLGVLLLIGGAAAYTWHRLNRNISGVELGSLLTPAASATSDLNILIVGSDSRAGKNATRAGGGDATGRSDTTLLLHVYGGRKKAALVSIPRDTIVDRPACTTASGTELAAREGVMFNSVYETGGAPCAVAAVEALSGGLRVNHYVEVGFNGFAELMDALGGTDITLAKPIDDQQSGLHLPVGKHHLNGQQALDLVRTRHGVGNGSDLGRIQLQHQFLTVLIGRLTGGRLLSDPARLFEVADAATKSLTTDSSLAHVGDLASLAYSMRGLTARDIQMVTLPAQLEQGDEDRLVPDAAKAPKVWDALRGDRPVPDDALSGTASGPNGIGQVVLPG; translated from the coding sequence ATGATGCACGGACCTCGCGGGGGCCGCATACCCCGGGTCGGCCGGACCGCCCGCATCGTGCTCTGTTCGCTCCTCGGGGTGCTGCTGCTCATCGGCGGCGCGGCCGCCTACACCTGGCACCGGCTGAACCGGAACATCTCCGGCGTCGAGCTCGGCTCCCTGCTCACCCCGGCCGCCTCCGCCACGTCCGACCTCAACATCCTGATCGTCGGATCCGACTCGCGGGCCGGCAAGAACGCCACGCGCGCGGGTGGCGGCGACGCCACCGGGCGCTCCGACACCACGCTGCTGCTCCATGTGTACGGCGGCCGCAAGAAGGCGGCGCTCGTCAGCATCCCGCGCGACACCATCGTCGACCGCCCCGCCTGCACCACCGCGTCCGGCACCGAGCTGGCGGCGCGCGAAGGCGTCATGTTCAACTCCGTGTACGAGACGGGCGGCGCCCCCTGCGCGGTCGCGGCGGTGGAAGCGCTGAGCGGCGGGCTGCGCGTGAACCACTACGTGGAGGTCGGCTTCAACGGCTTCGCGGAGCTGATGGACGCGCTCGGCGGGACCGACATCACCCTCGCCAAGCCCATCGACGACCAGCAGAGCGGACTCCATCTCCCGGTGGGCAAGCATCACTTGAACGGGCAGCAGGCCCTCGACCTGGTCCGCACCCGGCACGGCGTGGGCAACGGAAGCGACCTCGGTCGCATCCAGCTCCAGCACCAGTTCCTCACCGTGTTGATCGGGCGGCTCACGGGCGGGCGGCTCCTGTCCGACCCGGCCAGGCTCTTCGAGGTGGCCGACGCCGCGACGAAGTCCCTGACCACCGACTCCTCCCTCGCCCACGTCGGCGACCTCGCGTCCCTCGCCTACTCGATGCGGGGGCTGACCGCGCGGGACATCCAGATGGTCACGCTGCCGGCCCAGCTGGAGCAGGGCGACGAGGACCGCCTGGTGCCGGACGCGGCCAAGGCCCCCAAGGTCTGGGACGCGCTGCGGGGCGACCGCCCGGTCCCGGACGACGCCCTGTCCGGCACGGCGTCGGGACCGAACGGAATCGGCCAGGTCGTGTTGCCGGGCTGA